In the genome of Tripterygium wilfordii isolate XIE 37 chromosome 19, ASM1340144v1, whole genome shotgun sequence, one region contains:
- the LOC119985696 gene encoding putative pentatricopeptide repeat-containing protein At5g43820 — MASPSRRFLGSLSRFTKTRFDFPYTSSLISLSPFSTLEIASPYDKPPGNETLSDTKVEERFILDELSELLPISRSYSVSENYPEKKVGNFRAVDGFLLPEEKLRGVFLQKLRGNSAIEHALTNVGVDLTLDIVAKVVDRWNLGGEAMVTFFNWAMKQPTMTKDISSYNVIIKALGRRKFFEFMEGILHDLKKEEGVSPNLETFSIVMDSLIRARRVYKSIEMFGNSEEFGFKFDTESLNVLLHCLCRRSHVGLANSFMNKMKGKMPFNCSTYNIILGGWACYGRVSEMERNLKEMLEDGFNSNCSTFRCLVEGLGRAGRIEDAVEVFDSMKGKGCEPDTSVYNAMIYNFVSIGDFDGCMKFYKCLLSSTYDPDIDTYTKLITGLLGWRKVADALEIFDEMLGRGIVPRTGTITLFIKPLCSFGPPHAAMIFYKKARKVGCKISLTAYKLLLMRLARFGKCGMMLNIWEEMQESGHFTDMEVYEHVINGLCNEGQLENAVLVMEEALRSDFCPSRLICSKLNNKLVASNKVERAYGLFLKIKEARRRETAKKFWRRNGWHF; from the coding sequence ATGGCGTCTCCTTCCCGGCGATTCTTGGGGTCTCTTTCGCGCTTTACCAAAACCAGGTTTGATTTCCCCTACACATCGTCGTTGATTTCGTTATCTCCGTTTTCAACCCTGGAGATTGCATCTCCGTATGACAAACCACCGGGGAACGAAACCCTGAGCGATACGAAAGTCGAAGAACGTTTCATTCTCGATGAACTGTCCGAGTTGTTACCAATCTCGCGTAGCTACTCTGTTTCTGAGAACTATCCAGAGAAAAAGGTAGGAAATTTTAGGGCAGTCGATGGTTTTCTGTTGCCAGAAGAAAAATTGCGGGGAGTTTTCCTTCAGAAATTGAGGGGAAATTCTGCCATCGAACATGCTTTAACGAATGTTGGTGTCGATTTAACTCTGGATATCGTTGCTAAAGTAGTGGATAGATGGAATTTAGGTGGTGAGGCAATGGTTACCTTCTTTAATTGGGCAATGAAGCAGCCAACGATGACTAAGGATATTAGTAGTTACAATGTGATTATTAAAGCTCTAGGAAGAAGGAAATTCTTTGAGTTTATGGAGGGGATTTTACATgatttgaagaaagaagaaggggTAAGTCCTAATTTGGAGACGTTTTCTATTGTAATGGACAGTTTAATCCGGGCTCGTCGAGTGTATAAATCCATTGAAATGTTTGGGAACTCGGAagagtttgggttcaaatttGATACTGAATCTTTGAATGTGCTTTTGCATTGTCTTTGTCGTCGATCACATGTGGGTTTGGCGAATTCTTTCATGAATAAAATGAAAGGGAAGATGCCATTTAATTGTTCAACCTACAATATCATCCTTGGTGGGTGGGCGTGTTACGGTAGAGTTAGTGAAATGGAGAGGAATTTGAAAGAGATGTTAGAGGATGGATTCAATTCCAACTGTTCAACTTTTCGTTGCCTTGTTGAGGGTCTAGGAAGAGCTGGTAGAATAGAAGATGCTGTTGAAGTTTTTGATAGCATGAAGGGGAAAGGTTGTGAACCTGACACTAGTGTCTACAATGCAATGATTTATAATTTTGTCTCGATTGGAGATTTTGATGGATGTATGAAATTTTATAAGTGTCTGTTGAGTAGCACCTATGACCCAGATATAGATACTTACACAAAACTGATTACCGGTCTTCTTGGCTGGAGGAAAGTTGCTGATGCTCTTGAGATTTTTGATGAGATGCTAGGTCGAGGTATTGTCCCTAGAACAGGGACTATAACCCTTTTTATCAAACCTTTGTGTTCTTTTGGTCCACCACATGCAGCTATGATTTTCTACAAGAAAGCTAGAAAAGTTGGCTGTAAGATTTCTTTGACTGCTTATAAGCTATTGCTCATGCGGCTTGCAAGATTTGGCAAATGTGGAATGATGTTGAATATATGGGAAGAGATGCAAGAAAGTGGTCATTTTACTGATATGGAAGTTTATGAGCATGTCATAAATGGACTTTGCAATGAGGGGCAGCTTGAAAATGCGGTACTTGTTATGGAGGAGGCATTGCGAAGTGATTTCTGCCCAAGTAGGCTCATATGTAGCAAACTCAATAACAAGCTAGTAGCTTCAAATAAAGTAGAGAGGGCTTATGGcctatttttgaaaattaaagagGCTCGTCGCAGGGAAACTGCTAAGAAATTTTGGCGTCGTAATGGCTGGCATTTTTGA
- the LOC119985697 gene encoding uncharacterized Rho GTPase-activating protein At5g61530 yields MSSATSPQWREKANDFFSSSGVKLKEAGQTAGTLVGEVTKDAKGNAAEVAERVGSIVKSKWELFRQPSTRHAMQDRVVSAAAITGIFFRKGISETKDKVAIGKIKVEEVAKKTAQRSKTILTDIERWQKGVASTDVFGVPIEVTVQRQHSSMPVPLILVKCADYLILSGLKSHDLFKAEGDKKVIQQLVSIYNQDFNASLPEGLSPVDVAALAKCYIASLPEPLTTFDLYNEIKGARSSIHAMRNILKRLPSVNYMTLEFVTALLLRVCQKSVLNKMDARSLAMEMAPLIMWQKERKPEFYRQYWNHSSKDSSKKNMDPVSNYSDWDMLAEESENIDASSPIPLDDGMPIDFGAIEVVQCLIEHHNAIFTDANETVWR; encoded by the exons ATGTCTTCTGCCACCTCACCTCAGTGGCGTGAGAAGGCTAAtgactttttttcttcctcag GGGTGAAGCTTAAAGAAGCTGGGCAAACAGCTGGTACACTTGTTGGTGAAGTCACAAAGGATGCCAAAGGTAATGCTGCTGAAGTAGCAGAACGAGTAGGGTCAATCGTAAAAAGTAAATGGGAACTTTTTCGGCAGCCGTCTACCAGGCATGCCATGCAGGACCGTGTCGTATCTGCAGCTGCTATAACTGGCATATTTTTTAGGAAGGGGATCTCTGAGACCAAGGATAAAGTTGCTATTGGGAAGATAAAAGTTGAAGAG GTGGCCAAAAAGACTGCACAAAGAAGTAAGACTATCTTGACTGATATCGAAAGATGGCAGAAG GGTGTTGCAAGCACTGATG TATTTGGAGTTCCGATTGAGGTTACCGTACAACGACAGCACTCTAGCATGCCTGTTCCCCTTATTTTGGTCAAATGTGCAGATTATCTCATATTATCAG GGCTCAAGTCGCATGACTTGTTTAAAGCTGAAGGAGATAAAAAGGTCATCCAGCAATTGGTTTCTATATACAACCAAG ATTTCAATGCATCACTGCCGGAGGGTCTAAGTCCAGTTGATGTGGCGGCCCTTGCTAAATGTTACATTGCCAGCCTTCCTGAGCCACTGACCACTTTTGACCTTTATAATGAGATAAAAGGTGCCCGTTCTAGCATACATGCGATGAGAAATATCCTGAAGAGGCTTCCTAGTGTAAACTACATGACTCTGGAGTTTGTTACAGCCTTATTGCTCCGTGTCTGCCAGAAATCAGTTCTTAACAAG ATGGATGCTCGAAGCCTTGCAATGGAAATGGCCCCTCTTATTATGTGGCAAAAGGAGCGGAAACCAGAATTTTATAGGCAATATTGGAATCACTCATCCAAAGATTCTTCCAAGAAGAACATGGATCCTGTGTCGAATTATAGTGACTGGGACATGCTTGCAG AGGAGAGTGAGAATATAGATGCTTCCTCCCCAATTCCGTTGGATGATGGCATGCCGATTGACTTTGGTGCTATCGAGGTTGTTCAGTGCCTTATAGAACATCACAACGCCATTTTCACGGATGCTAATGAGACAGTTTGGAGATGA
- the LOC119986000 gene encoding hexose carrier protein HEX6: protein MAVGVAVASQGGQYNGGMTRLVVLSCMVAAMGGVIFGYDIGISGGVTSMEPFLKKFFPKVYTKMKEDTNISNYCKFDSQLLTSFTSSLYIAGLFASFFASAITGAFGRKPSILVGGAAFLGGAALNGAATNIYMLIFGRVLLGVGVGFANQSVPLYLSEMAPARYRGAINNGFQFCVGIGVLSANLINYGTEKIKGGWGWRVSLALAAVPASLLTFGSLFLPETPNSLIQRNNDHHKAKVMLQRIRGTPDVQAELDDLINASLISKTIHNPFLNILQRKYRPQLVMAIGIPFFQQVTGINVISFYAPILFRTIGLGVSASLLSAVLTGGVGIITTFISMLLVDKLGRRVLFMFGGIQMLVSQIAIGAIMAAQLGDQGVLSKGYSYLVLALICIYVAGFGLSWGPLGWLVPSEIFQLEIRSAGQSIVVAVNFLFTFIVAQAFLTMLCHLKSGIFFFFGGWVVVMTVFVYFLLPETKNVPIEKMDMVWRDHWFWKRIVGDYESKESAC from the exons ATGGCAGTAGGAGTAGCAGTAGCAAGCCAAGGCGGGCAATACAATGGCGGAATGACAAGGCTTGTTGTCCTATCTTGCATGGTAGCAGCCATGGGAGGAGTCATATTCGGCTATGATATTGGAATATCAGGGGGAGTGACCTCCATGGAGCCATTTCTTAAGAAGTTCTTCCCTAAAGTTTACACTAAGATGAAGGAAGATACTAATATTAGCAACTACTGCAAATTTGATAGCCAACTCTTGACTTCATTCACTTCTTCACTCTATATTGCCGGCCTATTCGCTTCCTTCTTTGCTTCTGCCATCACCGGAGCCTTTGGTCGCAAGCCATCGATTCTGGTCGGAGGCGCTGCATTCCTCGGTGGTGCAGCCCTCAATGGTGCTGCAACTAATATATACATGCTGATATTTGGTCGTGTTCTGCTTGGTGTTGGAGTTGGTTTTGCAAATCAG TCAGTGCCTCTATATCTATCTGAAATGGCACCAGCAAGATACAGGGGAGCAATCAACAATGGTTTCCAATTCTGTGTTGGCATTGGAGTACTCTCAGCTAACCTTATCAATTACGGTACTGAAAAGATCAAAGGCGGCTGGGGATGGCGAGTCTCTCTGGCCCTGGCCGCAGTACCAGCCTCACTGCTAACTTTTGGATCACTATTTCTCCCAGAAACACCCAACAGCCTTATTCAGAGAAACAATGACCACCACAAAGCCAAAGTTATGCTACAACGGATCCGCGGCACCCCTGATGTTCAAGCTGAGCTGGATGATCTTATCAATGCAAGCTTGATATCGAAAACCATTCACAATCCATTCTTGAATATCTTGCAGAGGAAGTATAGGCCGCAACTGGTGATGGCAATAGGCATACCATTCTTTCAACAAGTCACAGGCATCAATGTCATCTCTTTTTATGCACCAATTCTGTTCAGGACAATTGGTTTAGGTGTAAGTGCATCACTCTTGTCCGCGGTTTTGACCGGGGGAGTTGGGATCATCACGACGTTCATTTCGATGCTTTTAGTCGATAAACTTGGCCGGAGAGTTCTGTTCATGTTTGGAGGGATACAAATGTTGGTGTCACAGATTGCAATTGGAGCAATCATGGCTGCACAACTAGGTGATCAAGGTGTGCTAAGCAAAGGCTATTCTTATTTAGTATTGGCTctgatatgtatatatgttgctGGGTTTGGACTGTCATGGGGTCCATTGGGATGGTTAGTTCCTAGTGAGATTTTTCAGCTGGAGATCCGGTCTGCCGGACAAAGTATCGTTGTGGCAGTGAATTTTCTCTTCACTTTCATTGTTGCACAGGCTTTCCTGACTATGCTTTGCCACCTCAAGTCTgggattttcttcttctttggaggATGGGTGGTGGTGATGACTGTGTTTGTGTACTTTTTGCTACCAGAAACGAAAAATGTCCCGATTGAGAAGATGGATATGGTCTGGAGAGATCACTGGTTCTGGAAGAGAATTGTGGGTGATTATGAGAGCAAAGAATCTGCTTGTTGA